One Lucilia cuprina isolate Lc7/37 chromosome 4, ASM2204524v1, whole genome shotgun sequence DNA segment encodes these proteins:
- the LOC111675858 gene encoding xaa-Pro aminopeptidase 2 produces MTTAKWIWYLALTIFALLALKVNAETPKGFVREVCKYRKLLQPVSDHRRRLFAVREQMQIRASLQGPEIDAYILPSYDEHLNQEVALRDQRLKYLTGFTGTNAFAVITNKGAAIWVENRYVQQADGELDCDWEIYRLNDTITIADWLDSQLYPNQRIGADPHLVPHHLWMKWENQITGKLLELTKINNNLIDLIWKAERPEPFLVTIQVQEKSFAGEKWEDKVNELRKRLHHHNCDAMIVTSLTEIAYLLNIRGTDIPYTPVVKSYLIISHQDIFFYVDRYKISLGIDLHLHTDCFNEMCVKIKEYHQVWNDIRTYSQVWKRVLVPAPCVQEPGSSEAVFSSFPLKIVFEHISPIIMMRAQKNSVEQKGMRTAHIRDGAALCEAMSNLELRFFSEPWTEEKIKYEIERSRLSQKSVKGLSLRSVVAFGEHSSYPYYISSNVTDIEVTDQNLLVIESGSQYYDGTTDVSRTFIFGEPTADMKQAYTNVLAGILRLAHLKIPSDLKLSEIDALVRGPVWSSMNDYPQATGHGIGAYGAVQEPPIAVAYGHDSRFHFKEGYFFSSESGYYKNGEYGVRLKNVLEVKDTGRKHPSGAEFLAFHDVTLVPYEPKLIDSTMLSALEKRWLNEYNAKIRQYVGDELKRQGNMQAFYWMMNKTRHIREYLPEEEYRAATGSGTRTRAFLTITVPAILLGLTVFGSFLRWLL; encoded by the exons CTTTGCTGGCGTTAAAAGTAAATGCTGAAACACCCAAAGGATTTGTTAGAGAAGTTTGCAAATATAGAAAAttg CTACAACCTGTTAGCGATCATCGTCGTCGTTTATTCGCAGTGCGTGAGCAAATGCAAATAAGAGCCTCTTTGCAGGGTCCGGAAATAGATGCTTATATTTTACCCTCCTACGATGAGCATTTAAATCAAGAAGTTGCTTTAAGGGATCaacgtttaaaatatttaactggtTTTACGGGTACAAATGCTTTTGCCGTTATTACCAATAAAGGTGCTGCCATATGGGTGGAAAATCGTTATGTCCAACAAGCCGATGGTGAATTGGATTGTGATTGGGAAATCTATCGCTTAAATGATACTATAACAATAGCCGATTGGTTGGAT tcTCAACTATATCCCAATCAACGTATTGGTGCCGATCCGCACTTAGTGCCCCATCACTTATGGATGAAATGGGAAAATCAAATTACCGGCAAATTGTTAGAATTAACCAAAATCAATAATAACTTAATTGATTTAATATGGAAGGCCGAAAGACCAGAACCATTTCTGGTAACCATACAAGTACAAGAGAAATCATTTGCTGGCGAGAAATGGGAGGATAAAGTCAACGAGTTAAGAAAACGTTTACATCATCATAATTGTGATGCCATGATTGTAACGTCATTGACAGAAATTGCCTATTTGCTTAATATCAGAGGCACAGATATACCCTATACACCAGTGGTTAAG tcatATTTGATTATCAGCCATCAGGATATATTCTTTTATGTGGATCGTTATAAAATCAGTTTGGGTATAGACTTGCATCTACATACCGATTGTTTCAACGAAATGTGTGTTAA aaTAAAAGAATATCATCAAGTTTGGAATGATATACGTACTTATTCGCAAGTATGGAAACGAGTATTAGTACCAGCTCCATGTGTACAAGAGCCCGGTTCATCAGAAGCTGTATTTTCGTCATTTcccttaaaaatagttttcgaaCATATATCGCCCATTATAATGATGAGAGCCCAAAAGAATTCAGTTGAGCAAAAGGGCATGCGCACGGCTCATATTAGAGATGGTGCTGCTCTCTGTGAGGCCATGAGTAATTTAGAATTAaga TTCTTTAGCGAACCATGGActgaggaaaaaataaaatatgaaatagaacGTTCTCGTTTATCGCAAAAATCAGTCAAAGGTTTATCTTTGCGTTCAGTAGTGGCGTTTGGTGAACATTCTTCTTATCCTTATTATATTTCCAGTAATGTTACCGATATCGAGGTAACTGATCAAAATTTGTTGGTTATAGAATCTGGCAGTCAGTATTATGATGGCACAACCGATGTTTCAAGAACTTTTATATTTGGAGAACCAACGGCGGATATGAAACAAGCCTATACAAATGTTTTGGCGGGTATTTTAAGATTAGCACACTTAAAAATTCCCTCCGATTTGAAATTGTCTGAAATTGATGCTCTGGTAAGAGGTCCAGTGTGGTCATCAATGAATGATTATCCACAGGCTACAGGTCATGGTATTGGAGCTTATGGTGCTGTACAGGAAC CTCCTATTGCTGTGGCCTATGGACATGATAGTcgttttcattttaaagaagGTTATTTCTTTTCAAGTG AATCtggttattataaaaatggtgAATATGGTGTGCGCTTGAAGAATGTTTTAGAAGTTAAAGATACTGGCCGCAAACATCCCTCCGGAGCAGAATTTTTAGCATTCCATGATGTAACATTAGTACCTTATGAACCAAAACTAATTGATAGTACAATGTTAAGTGCCTTAGAG AAACGTTGGCTTAATGAGTACAATGCCAAAATTCGACAATATGTTGGCGATGAACTAAAGCGTCAGGGTAATATGCAGGCGTTTTACTGGATGATGAATAAAACTCGTCATATACGTGAATATTTACCCGAAGAAGAATATCGAGCTGCCACCGGTTCTGGTACACGTACTCGTGCCTTTTTAACCATTACTGTACCGGCCATACTCTTGGGATTAACGGTATTTGGTAGTTTTTTACGTTGGCTACTTTag
- the LOC111675862 gene encoding uncharacterized protein LOC111675862, with amino-acid sequence MFKLNKLFVATLIALIAIVSCKTDAIEVTEIEKNIKDTSPAETAVLTQLKVVESDSGAAIYTYKCTVGTYQSNRLACTAHDSTSWNSLHNVELKLRCPRSGSGLTLSYVEIIYSVSSPSVNCYVHEGAVGLGYIGVTVNAWNTLIFNYSANFYTY; translated from the exons atgtttaaattaaataaactttttgtggCAACATTAATAGCTTTGATTGCTATTGTTTCTTGTAAAACTGATGCGATCGAGGTAACTGAAATTGAAAAGAATATTAAAGACACAAGTCCAGCAGAGACTGCTGTCTTAACACAGTTGAAAGTGGTAGAATCCGATTCTGGTGCTGCCATTTACACATATAAATGTACCGTTGGTACTTATCAATCAA ATCGTTTGGCTTGTACTGCTCATGATAGCACGTCATGGAATTCTCTTCATAATGTTGAATTAAAATTACGTTGTCCTAGAAGTGGAAGTGGTCTAACGTTGTCTTATGTTGAAATCATTTATTCGGTCTCATCTCCAAGTGTTAATTGTTATGTTCATGAGGGAGCAGTCGGTCTGGGATATATAGGCGTAACTGTGAATGCTTGGAATACTTTGATATTTAATTACTCTGCTAATTTTTATACCTACTAA
- the LOC111675861 gene encoding uncharacterized protein LOC111675861, giving the protein MFKFNKLFVLTLIALIAIVASKNDALEITDVEKDVQETRSAEAAVLKQLKVIQSKSDESIYTYKCTVGTNKSNRLICTAHDNYSWNSTQNVELKLRCPKSGSGPTVSYVEIDFAVSSPSVNCHVHEGSIGSGYIGVTVNAWSTLIFNYLANFYTNQ; this is encoded by the exons atgtttaaatttaataaactttttgtgTTAACTTTAATTGCATTGATTGCCATTGTGGCCTCTAAAAATGATGCTCTCGAGATAACCGATGTTGAAAAGGATGTTCAAGAGACAAGATCTGCAGAGGCTGCTGTCTTAAAACAATTGAAAGTAATACAATCTAAATCCGATGAATCTATTTATACGTACAAATGCACCGTTGGTACTAACAAATCAA ATCGATTGATTTGTACCGCTCATGATAACTATTCTTGGAACTCTACACAAAATGTTGAATTAAAATTACGTTGTCCCAAAAGTGGAAGTGGCCCAACGGTGTCCTATGTTGAAATCGATTTTGCAGTATCATCGCCAAGTGTAAATTGTCATGTACATGAGGGATCTATTGGTTCGGGTTACATTGGTGTAACCGTTAATGCTTGGAGTACtttgatatttaattatttggCAAATTTCTATACCAACCAATAG